A window of Candidatus Omnitrophota bacterium contains these coding sequences:
- the hflX gene encoding GTPase HflX, translating to MKETIELRKKERALLVVVRFDTSTALSINPERSRRVDTDRDQWQPEDYLDELKELTRTTGCLAAGEMIVVRDKPTPNFFIGKGKVEEIREACLSGEIDTVIFSHNLGGTQQRNLEELIGKKVIDRTQLILDIFARHARSQEGKAQVELAQLEYLIPRLTGKGIMLSRLGGGIGTRGPGEKKLEVDRRRIRKRIEKLRDELGHMRDQRALMRKKRHASTLASAALVGYTNAGKSTLINSLTSAAQEVKGLLFTTLDPLSRALTLPNGQHIVISDTVGFLHQLPHGLIEAFKATLEEVIEADLLINVLDISHRQAPEHRKAVLEVLGLLGCAAKPMITALNKIDKLDDRSWIERFKVEFPDSVAISAKTGENLEGLLHKIEEKLSFILARIKLSIPMNRLSVLDMIYKEGKVLSVEYGPEEAIVDCVIPAVDADKIKGRAGVRVIN from the coding sequence ATGAAAGAAACAATTGAGCTCAGGAAGAAGGAAAGGGCGTTGCTTGTCGTAGTGCGTTTTGATACTTCGACTGCGCTCAGTATCAACCCTGAGCGTAGTCGAAGGGTTGATACTGACAGGGACCAATGGCAGCCGGAGGATTACCTGGATGAGCTTAAGGAGCTTACCCGCACGACCGGCTGCCTGGCGGCGGGAGAGATGATAGTGGTGAGGGATAAGCCCACGCCGAATTTCTTTATAGGCAAGGGCAAGGTTGAGGAGATACGCGAGGCCTGCCTGAGCGGGGAGATCGATACCGTTATCTTCAGCCATAACCTGGGAGGGACTCAGCAGAGGAACCTCGAGGAGCTGATAGGTAAAAAGGTCATTGACAGGACGCAGTTGATCCTGGATATATTCGCCAGGCATGCCCGCTCTCAGGAGGGCAAGGCGCAGGTTGAACTGGCGCAGCTTGAATACCTGATCCCGCGGCTGACAGGCAAGGGCATAATGCTTTCGCGGCTGGGAGGCGGCATAGGCACGCGCGGGCCGGGCGAGAAGAAGCTTGAAGTTGACAGAAGGAGGATAAGGAAGCGCATAGAAAAATTAAGGGACGAATTAGGCCATATGCGCGATCAACGCGCCTTGATGAGGAAAAAGAGGCATGCATCCACCCTTGCCTCTGCCGCGCTGGTCGGCTACACCAACGCGGGTAAGTCCACCTTGATAAACTCACTTACATCCGCCGCGCAGGAGGTAAAGGGGCTTTTGTTTACCACGCTTGACCCTCTTTCCAGGGCGCTTACCCTGCCTAACGGCCAGCATATAGTCATTTCCGACACAGTGGGTTTTTTGCACCAGCTTCCGCACGGCTTAATAGAAGCGTTCAAGGCAACGCTTGAGGAAGTAATAGAGGCAGACCTGCTTATAAACGTGCTGGATATTTCCCACCGTCAGGCGCCGGAGCACAGAAAGGCGGTCCTTGAGGTCCTGGGCCTTCTTGGCTGCGCGGCCAAGCCGATGATCACGGCGCTGAACAAGATAGATAAATTAGACGACCGTTCCTGGATAGAGCGTTTTAAAGTGGAGTTTCCCGATTCCGTGGCCATATCGGCAAAGACAGGGGAAAATCTGGAAGGGCTGCTGCATAAGATCGAAGAAAAACTGTCTTTTATCCTCGCGCGGATCAAATTAAGCATACCTATGAACAGGTTGTCCGTATTGGATATGATCTACAAGGAGGGCAAAGTGCTCAGTGTTGAATACGGCCCTGAAGAAGCGATCGTGGACTGCGTGATCCCTGCCGTGGATGCCGACAAAATAAAAGGCCGGGCAGGGGTGAGGGTCATTAACTGA
- the raiA gene encoding ribosome-associated translation inhibitor RaiA, producing the protein MRTDVITKRLEVTPDVRSFIEEKSGKLSCHLAHFPEDLLRLKVSLERNPHKEEYTAHLNLSMPQTVLKCSENAADLFTATKFAFEGLIRRAEKLKSRGRQDKKKLAHFKRQ; encoded by the coding sequence ATGCGGACTGATGTCATAACCAAGCGCCTGGAAGTCACGCCTGACGTGAGATCGTTCATAGAAGAAAAAAGCGGTAAGTTAAGTTGCCATCTCGCGCATTTTCCCGAAGACCTGCTGCGTCTTAAGGTATCGCTGGAGAGAAACCCTCATAAGGAGGAATATACCGCTCATCTCAATTTAAGCATGCCGCAGACAGTGCTTAAGTGCAGTGAAAATGCCGCGGACCTGTTCACGGCGACAAAATTCGCCTTTGAGGGCCTGATCAGGCGGGCCGAGAAATTGAAATCCAGGGGGCGGCAGGACAAGAAAAAGCTGGCCCATTTTAAGAGACAATAA
- a CDS encoding recombinase family protein codes for MKVGIYARVSSSDQRTDTQIIPLKDYCTRMNYQITREYVDHGFSGKDNNRPAFEELLGDIRAGKIDCVVCYKLDRVGRSLKHLLNLFEEFKNRGVHFISLSQNINTSTPEGRMFLKMLMVLAEYERELIVSRTMDGLARALRQGKRLGRPAGSKDKGQRTKSGYFLRYVKDKKSSPQKLGVF; via the coding sequence ATGAAAGTCGGAATTTATGCAAGAGTTAGCAGTTCAGACCAAAGAACGGATACACAGATTATCCCGTTAAAAGATTACTGCACCCGCATGAACTATCAGATTACTCGCGAATACGTCGACCATGGTTTTAGCGGCAAAGACAATAACCGACCAGCTTTTGAAGAGTTGTTAGGTGATATTCGCGCCGGCAAGATTGATTGTGTTGTTTGCTACAAGCTAGACCGAGTGGGCCGCAGCTTAAAGCACTTGCTTAATCTGTTTGAAGAATTCAAAAATCGCGGCGTTCACTTTATTTCTCTTTCCCAGAACATTAACACCAGTACGCCAGAGGGCCGGATGTTTCTAAAGATGCTCATGGTTTTGGCCGAGTACGAGCGCGAACTCATCGTATCAAGGACAATGGACGGCCTAGCAAGGGCATTAAGGCAAGGAAAGAGGCTGGGAAGGCCCGCAGGAAGCAAGGATAAGGGGCAGAGGACTAAGTCAGGTTATTTCTTGCGCTACGTTAAGGACAAAAAATCCTCCCCCCAGAAATTGGGGGTTTTCTAA
- a CDS encoding DUF3892 domain-containing protein, whose product MARRITGRKENDTGGNTHYKIGDRVVRRTEAVKMVKNGNLPGYHTVKINGVNYLRDNPDKREGDNIDSQPLI is encoded by the coding sequence ATGGCTAGAAGAATAACAGGAAGAAAGGAAAATGATACAGGCGGCAACACTCATTATAAGATTGGAGACAGGGTTGTTCGGCGAACAGAGGCAGTCAAAATGGTTAAAAATGGTAATCTGCCCGGTTATCATACGGTTAAAATTAATGGTGTAAACTATCTACGCGATAATCCGGACAAGAGAGAAGGTGATAATATTGATAGTCAGCCTTTAATATAG
- a CDS encoding Ada metal-binding domain-containing protein yields MENIALSQIKISKSSVLFILILFLLSFYNTPFAEARSGCCSHHGGVCGCRCCDGTPLSAKCAPYYPNCSDSQPTYPKQNYTQKYEAISQRSQENKEAIETERKESVYVGSINSNKYHYTWCRWAKKIKPQNLIVFSSVKEAKSKGYVPCKVCMPPGKDEQNEKSE; encoded by the coding sequence TTGGAGAATATAGCTTTGAGCCAAATTAAAATATCGAAAAGTAGCGTATTATTCATCCTTATCTTATTTCTTTTGTCGTTTTATAATACTCCATTTGCCGAAGCCAGAAGTGGGTGTTGTTCTCATCATGGTGGGGTATGTGGATGCAGATGTTGTGATGGGACGCCCCTTTCCGCAAAATGTGCGCCATATTATCCAAATTGTAGTGATTCACAGCCAACTTATCCAAAACAGAATTATACTCAAAAATATGAGGCTATCTCACAGAGGTCTCAAGAGAATAAAGAAGCCATTGAAACAGAGAGAAAGGAATCTGTCTACGTAGGCAGCATTAATTCTAATAAATATCATTATACATGGTGCAGATGGGCTAAGAAAATCAAACCTCAAAATTTAATAGTTTTCAGTTCTGTTAAAGAAGCAAAAAGCAAAGGCTATGTGCCTTGTAAGGTATGTATGCCACCTGGAAAAGATGAACAGAACGAGAAGAGTGAATAA
- a CDS encoding recombinase family protein — protein MKVAIYIRVSTEDQAREGYSLEVQEEYLCGYAKREQYQVYKIYKDEGISGYTKERPALQQLLSDVKNGKFGLVIVYKIDRFSRRLKDLISLVEELAEKEVAFKSATEPFDTSTSAGNLMFQQLGSFAEFERNRIKERVFPGMIKGVKAGHWQGARFAPYGYHYNKEKKLLEVVPEQAEIVKTIYSMYLLGKTTSEITAHLYHMGYKTRTGIKFHSKLICDILKNKVYTGKLIWNRRHYSKKEKTKGGYGKGYRYLPGKVSDTVEAQGAHTPIITDEDFKKVQLRLANNRKPIRRIFNKYEHLLTGILRCGICGSSYLGMTNTANRKTGERKKWYRCRLKGETRGIECNNRNIVAASYDEFALEVLEKAAAHNAVKEKRYTELLKVAGDPSDEIIAAFYNARKALNDNHEKQKKLTAIYLDGGISQEIYKGSQQPLKDEDDKLKRQIRGLEMKLIEKEASQEYNNLLTSVLNNPAKARTNLSIFEKKALLRLVFKKIVVKEGVITEVDLYEPFRTLLPKEDIECLLSQVKPKMHIRALECTYARSGAR, from the coding sequence ATGAAAGTTGCGATTTACATACGAGTTAGTACTGAAGACCAGGCAAGAGAAGGCTATTCCCTTGAAGTACAGGAGGAATACCTGTGTGGGTATGCTAAGCGTGAACAATATCAAGTGTATAAAATATACAAAGACGAGGGTATAAGCGGATATACAAAAGAGCGGCCTGCGCTTCAGCAGCTTCTTTCAGATGTTAAAAACGGAAAATTTGGTTTGGTAATAGTATATAAGATTGATAGATTTAGCAGACGGTTAAAAGATTTGATTTCATTGGTAGAGGAACTTGCAGAAAAAGAGGTTGCTTTTAAGTCAGCCACTGAGCCATTTGATACTTCAACCTCGGCTGGCAATTTAATGTTTCAGCAGTTGGGCAGCTTTGCTGAATTTGAACGGAACAGAATCAAGGAACGAGTTTTTCCCGGTATGATTAAAGGCGTAAAGGCCGGTCATTGGCAAGGTGCACGATTTGCACCGTACGGTTATCACTATAATAAGGAAAAGAAGCTGTTGGAAGTTGTGCCTGAACAGGCAGAGATTGTCAAAACTATCTATTCCATGTATCTGTTGGGCAAAACAACCTCAGAGATTACGGCCCATTTATATCACATGGGTTACAAAACCAGAACAGGGATAAAATTCCACAGCAAGTTAATCTGCGACATTCTCAAGAACAAGGTTTATACGGGCAAGTTGATATGGAACCGCCGGCATTACAGTAAGAAGGAAAAGACAAAAGGCGGTTATGGTAAAGGTTACCGTTATCTACCCGGAAAGGTCTCGGATACTGTTGAAGCCCAAGGCGCGCATACGCCCATAATAACCGATGAGGACTTTAAGAAGGTGCAGTTGCGTTTGGCAAACAACAGAAAACCAATTCGTAGAATTTTCAACAAGTACGAACATCTGTTAACGGGGATTTTAAGATGCGGAATTTGCGGAAGCAGCTATCTGGGGATGACGAATACCGCGAACCGAAAGACAGGGGAAAGAAAGAAATGGTACAGGTGCCGGCTTAAAGGCGAAACAAGAGGCATTGAATGTAATAACAGAAATATAGTGGCGGCTTCGTACGATGAATTTGCTCTTGAGGTATTAGAAAAGGCAGCAGCCCACAATGCCGTAAAAGAAAAGCGTTACACTGAGCTGCTTAAAGTGGCCGGAGACCCGTCCGATGAAATTATTGCGGCCTTTTACAATGCCCGCAAGGCCCTTAATGATAACCACGAAAAACAAAAGAAACTTACTGCGATTTATCTGGACGGTGGTATCAGTCAGGAGATTTACAAGGGGTCGCAGCAGCCCTTAAAGGACGAGGACGATAAATTAAAACGGCAAATCAGGGGTTTGGAAATGAAATTGATTGAAAAAGAAGCCTCTCAGGAATATAATAACCTCCTGACTTCTGTATTGAATAACCCCGCCAAAGCTCGGACTAATCTATCCATCTTTGAGAAGAAGGCACTCCTGAGATTGGTGTTTAAGAAAATCGTTGTGAAAGAAGGAGTTATAACAGAAGTTGATTTGTATGAACCGTTCAGAACACTATTGCCAAAGGAAGATATAGAATGTCTGTTAAGCCAAGTAAAACCCAAGATGCACATAAGGGCCTTAGAGTGTACGTACGCACGTTCGGGTGCCAGATGA
- a CDS encoding helix-turn-helix transcriptional regulator translates to MAIPTIRLKFAQKLREARRKAKLTQEEMADRIEFSVRYYQMLESKTPPAIKIDSIEKIADVLKINPAELLKF, encoded by the coding sequence ATGGCTATACCTACAATTAGGCTTAAATTTGCTCAGAAATTACGTGAGGCGCGCAGGAAGGCTAAATTGACTCAAGAAGAAATGGCCGACCGCATCGAGTTCAGCGTCCGATATTATCAGATGTTAGAATCGAAAACTCCACCTGCGATTAAAATTGATAGCATAGAAAAAATCGCAGACGTGCTAAAAATAAATCCTGCCGAGCTGTTGAAGTTTTAA
- the miaA gene encoding tRNA (adenosine(37)-N6)-dimethylallyltransferase MiaA, producing MVKDIIKKVIFLIGPTAIGKSHLALPLAGKLGAEIVSCDSMQVYKGFDIISSKPSPHDRKAFPHHLIDVVPARRAFSVSDYRKMALKKIKEIHSRGKIPLFVGGTGLYMSILLDGIFKEAGGGGQDIRQELLKSAEKRGGDFLYNRLKSVDPSAAQKIHPNDLRRVVRALEVYEKTGRPISYWQKQRKGIYGDYDVKVIGLAADRGLIYERINKRVDSMIRSGLVEEVKRLLGKGLSRTSGAAIGITEIKAYLEGALTLDEAIELIKKNTRRYAKRQMTYFRKDKRIKWLTIKRRQPAGRIVSGILRLAEKNNERNN from the coding sequence TTGGTAAAAGACATTATAAAAAAAGTAATATTTTTGATCGGCCCCACGGCAATAGGCAAATCTCATTTGGCCCTGCCGCTTGCCGGGAAGCTTGGCGCGGAGATCGTCTCCTGCGATTCAATGCAGGTGTATAAGGGCTTTGACATAATAAGCTCCAAACCTTCGCCTCATGACAGAAAGGCGTTTCCCCATCATCTGATCGATGTTGTTCCCGCGCGGCGCGCATTCAGCGTTTCCGATTACAGGAAAATGGCGCTTAAGAAGATAAAGGAGATACATTCCCGCGGCAAGATACCCCTTTTCGTGGGCGGCACAGGGTTATATATGAGCATACTTTTAGACGGGATATTCAAAGAGGCGGGAGGCGGGGGACAGGATATAAGGCAGGAATTGCTCAAGTCGGCGGAGAAAAGAGGCGGCGATTTTCTTTATAACAGGCTAAAGTCCGTTGACCCTTCTGCCGCCCAAAAGATCCACCCCAATGACCTGCGGCGCGTTGTCAGGGCGCTGGAGGTCTATGAGAAGACAGGCAGGCCCATATCTTACTGGCAGAAACAGCGCAAGGGCATTTACGGCGACTATGATGTAAAGGTGATCGGACTGGCCGCGGATAGAGGCCTGATCTATGAGAGGATAAACAAAAGAGTGGATTCAATGATCAGATCGGGCCTGGTTGAAGAGGTAAAGCGCCTTTTGGGAAAGGGGCTCAGCCGTACATCAGGGGCGGCAATAGGCATTACAGAGATAAAGGCGTATCTTGAAGGCGCGCTTACTCTTGACGAGGCGATAGAACTTATCAAGAAGAACACAAGAAGATACGCGAAGCGCCAGATGACTTATTTCAGGAAGGATAAGAGGATCAAATGGCTTACAATAAAAAGGCGGCAGCCAGCCGGCCGGATTGTGAGCGGTATTTTAAGGTTGGCGGAGAAGAATAATGAAAGAAACAATTGA
- a CDS encoding DUF3854 domain-containing protein, translating into MFKPKHLNKEWPKHVKEVLLPQHLADLRRSKLLDEMILAVRIYSASAEESKTLLNRQQGVGGGYVIPYIGKDGFLEKDLNFKLDIPLPEDVAGKKSRKYIRPIGVKSRLYIPPKVWPIIDDVNVPIFLTEGEKKALKACQEGFFAIAISGVWNWSSGHEPVEDFDNIALKGRVVQIVFDSDKFTNKNVFLAERCLAEMLIGKGAIVKIINLPEK; encoded by the coding sequence ATGTTTAAACCTAAGCACTTAAATAAGGAATGGCCGAAACACGTTAAGGAAGTCTTGCTACCACAGCATTTGGCGGACTTACGTAGATCTAAACTTTTAGATGAAATGATTCTCGCGGTGCGTATATATTCAGCTTCAGCGGAAGAGAGTAAAACTTTACTTAATCGGCAACAAGGGGTCGGTGGCGGCTACGTTATACCATATATAGGTAAAGATGGTTTCTTGGAAAAGGATTTAAATTTTAAGCTAGATATACCTTTGCCGGAAGATGTGGCAGGTAAAAAGTCCCGTAAATATATACGGCCTATAGGAGTTAAATCCCGTCTTTACATTCCGCCGAAAGTTTGGCCGATTATTGATGATGTGAATGTCCCGATTTTCCTAACGGAAGGCGAAAAAAAGGCACTAAAGGCCTGCCAAGAAGGCTTCTTTGCAATCGCTATTTCAGGGGTTTGGAATTGGTCGAGTGGACATGAGCCAGTAGAGGATTTTGACAACATAGCCTTGAAGGGGCGCGTAGTTCAGATTGTCTTCGATTCGGATAAATTTACCAATAAGAATGTTTTTTTGGCCGAGAGGTGTCTTGCCGAGATGCTTATAGGCAAAGGGGCCATAGTGAAAATAATTAATTTACCGGAGAAATAA
- the miaB gene encoding tRNA (N6-isopentenyl adenosine(37)-C2)-methylthiotransferase MiaB, translating into MNARDSEVISGLLIQAGYRLVEDEADADVVIFNTCSVRQHAEDKVWSAVGSLAKGGKKIIGVVGCMANCYREGIFNRAPNVDFIAGTRDIAKIPQILKDLNKHRGLLEKKRYELDGESRGNEIYHTGFHLDKDHAFVVISEGCENFCSYCVVPYTRGKLTHRNPRDIIKEIEGDIKAGITKITLLGQNVNQWKDNLKTEPINFPQLLRLVNDVKGLKQFSFITSHPKDAGDDLFLAMRDCDKLKKYLHLPLQSASNRILKLMNRGYTKERYLDIITKYREIVLGGELTTDIIVGFPGEAEADFQETFDLVKKVRFDKAYIFKYSARPHAKASRFPDDLPRLEKERRHRMILELQKEISKESKKLKVESQK; encoded by the coding sequence ATGAATGCGAGAGACTCTGAAGTGATCTCCGGACTCCTGATACAGGCAGGATATCGGCTGGTTGAAGACGAAGCCGACGCTGACGTCGTAATCTTTAACACCTGCTCCGTGCGTCAGCACGCCGAGGATAAGGTCTGGAGCGCGGTGGGGAGTTTGGCCAAGGGCGGCAAAAAGATCATCGGGGTGGTCGGCTGCATGGCGAATTGTTACCGCGAGGGTATATTCAACCGCGCGCCGAATGTGGATTTTATAGCCGGAACGCGCGACATCGCGAAGATCCCGCAGATCCTTAAGGATTTAAACAAACACAGAGGATTGCTTGAGAAGAAGCGCTATGAATTGGACGGAGAATCGCGCGGCAACGAGATCTACCATACCGGTTTCCATCTGGACAAAGACCATGCCTTTGTTGTCATCAGCGAGGGCTGCGAGAATTTCTGCTCTTATTGCGTTGTGCCATATACGCGCGGGAAACTTACGCATAGGAACCCGCGGGATATCATTAAGGAGATAGAAGGAGATATTAAGGCCGGCATTACTAAAATTACGCTGCTAGGGCAGAATGTGAATCAATGGAAAGATAATTTGAAAACCGAGCCAATAAATTTTCCTCAGTTATTACGGTTAGTAAATGATGTAAAGGGGCTCAAACAATTTTCATTCATTACCAGCCACCCAAAGGACGCCGGCGATGACCTGTTCCTGGCGATGCGGGACTGCGATAAGCTCAAGAAATACCTGCACCTGCCGCTTCAGTCCGCCTCTAACAGGATCCTGAAGCTTATGAATAGGGGCTATACAAAAGAGCGTTATTTGGATATAATAACAAAATACAGGGAGATCGTTCTCGGCGGCGAACTGACAACCGATATCATCGTCGGTTTTCCCGGTGAGGCCGAGGCGGATTTTCAGGAAACATTTGATCTCGTAAAGAAGGTAAGATTTGATAAGGCGTATATATTCAAGTATTCAGCGCGGCCTCACGCGAAGGCGTCGCGGTTTCCCGATGATCTGCCGAGGTTAGAGAAAGAAAGGCGCCATAGAATGATCCTTGAATTGCAGAAAGAAATATCAAAAGAAAGTAAAAAGTTAAAAGTAGAAAGTCAAAAGTGA
- a CDS encoding SPOR domain-containing protein, translating to MKSNSRRFKKICLMFLSFTFLLFTFTFSSYALNLDKAEVYFLSEDYFSAIDECEALLARYKDHRELDRLYYILGISYMKAGNLLRAGDIFDIIINEYPQSELVADACVSRGDVHMLAGDLRKARESYAYIVKDRSGSDIKPLAYYKLAQACMKQGDWQGSRTYFDALSRDFPLSLESRLSRSVQEGNDFFTVQVGAFQGSANAEKLKGALKKKGFSSYVVEENGGSGKFYKVRVGKVKSRSEALKLERQLAGLGYPTRIYP from the coding sequence ATGAAAAGTAATTCAAGGCGGTTTAAAAAAATCTGTCTTATGTTTCTAAGTTTTACCTTTTTACTTTTTACTTTTACCTTTTCTTCTTATGCTCTGAACCTTGACAAGGCGGAAGTATATTTCTTAAGCGAGGACTATTTTTCCGCGATAGATGAGTGTGAGGCATTGCTCGCCCGGTATAAGGACCACCGCGAGCTGGACCGGCTCTATTATATTTTAGGTATAAGCTATATGAAGGCGGGCAACCTTCTCCGGGCGGGAGATATCTTTGATATCATAATAAACGAGTATCCCCAGAGCGAATTAGTCGCTGATGCCTGTGTTTCAAGAGGAGATGTGCATATGCTGGCCGGCGACCTGCGGAAGGCAAGGGAGAGTTACGCTTATATAGTCAAGGACCGCTCGGGCTCGGACATCAAGCCGCTTGCTTATTATAAGCTGGCGCAGGCCTGTATGAAACAAGGGGACTGGCAGGGATCCAGGACGTATTTTGACGCCCTAAGCCGGGATTTTCCTTTGAGTTTAGAATCGCGCCTTTCCAGGAGCGTTCAGGAGGGCAATGATTTTTTTACGGTCCAGGTCGGCGCTTTTCAAGGCAGCGCCAACGCGGAGAAGCTGAAGGGCGCGCTTAAGAAGAAAGGGTTCTCCAGTTACGTGGTAGAGGAGAACGGCGGTTCGGGAAAATTTTATAAGGTAAGGGTAGGCAAGGTAAAAAGCCGCAGCGAAGCCTTGAAACTGGAGCGCCAGCTCGCCGGACTCGGGTATCCTACCAGGATCTATCCCTGA
- a CDS encoding DUF3631 domain-containing protein, with protein sequence MKLDDFFIVHKKQGFEKLVDKAQLYPDYLLGRIPKNIHSTALIEESMPLLLYLSKIPEEASRLYIKTEFKKHFQCKDSSINISGKEVEQIFKRVMKLKEESQEQVDTVPEEINIDKIKKNLGEEKEQTIIHPCQDYKKGRMFYMFKSKDGKYLLTSRKEILTYYKAAQELGFKLEPEGTEVSNFSSKGVIEFIEREGGPDAHRLFVSIVDYLRTYILFQNDQQAAFLALWLMGTYCFKMFRYYPYLWITAPKRSGKSLLMDIMAPLSFNGCSLANITMAALFRDVHANLRTLFIDEAESFTKANRELSGDFISLLNSGFSCSGEIKRLAKDKYGNFIPETFSAYCPKCLGGISQLDPVLEDRVTKITMIRKKKEESIKRYKQSEEIQKLQKDTRDQMYQFVLTHADEIYKRYNEEKLIRGIEHLGNRDLDIWEPIFILANLIDDLSNSKDLITKQMTEFSYKAIESKADDDIVQDELTKTLIVLKNLLKDKEPFFLKPNLRGYRASYVLSYFSKSKEFSFALLQNKLTHMLKQIGIVSTQRRFKDEGRQRVYIFNLDNLRNWIERYQVPQP encoded by the coding sequence ATGAAACTAGATGACTTCTTCATCGTGCATAAAAAGCAGGGATTCGAAAAGTTAGTCGATAAAGCCCAATTATATCCCGACTATCTATTGGGCCGCATACCCAAGAATATACACTCCACAGCATTAATCGAAGAATCAATGCCATTATTGCTCTATTTATCTAAAATCCCGGAAGAGGCGTCTAGGTTATACATTAAAACGGAATTTAAAAAGCATTTTCAGTGTAAAGATTCCTCAATAAATATATCGGGTAAGGAGGTTGAACAAATATTCAAACGGGTAATGAAGTTAAAAGAGGAGTCGCAGGAGCAGGTCGATACCGTCCCTGAAGAAATCAACATCGATAAAATAAAGAAAAATCTCGGAGAAGAAAAAGAGCAGACAATAATACACCCATGCCAAGACTATAAGAAGGGGAGGATGTTTTATATGTTTAAGTCAAAGGACGGAAAGTATCTTTTAACATCGCGCAAGGAAATCCTTACCTATTATAAGGCTGCACAGGAATTAGGGTTTAAACTAGAGCCCGAAGGCACAGAGGTGTCTAATTTTTCAAGTAAAGGCGTAATTGAATTTATTGAGAGAGAGGGAGGGCCGGATGCCCATCGGCTTTTTGTTTCCATAGTAGATTATTTAAGAACGTATATTTTATTCCAAAATGACCAACAGGCAGCTTTTTTGGCACTTTGGTTAATGGGAACTTACTGCTTCAAGATGTTCCGATATTATCCATACCTTTGGATTACAGCACCAAAGCGTAGCGGGAAATCACTACTCATGGATATTATGGCTCCACTATCCTTTAACGGGTGTTCTCTTGCAAACATAACTATGGCAGCTCTTTTTCGCGATGTCCACGCTAACTTAAGAACATTATTTATTGATGAAGCAGAAAGTTTTACAAAAGCAAACAGGGAATTAAGCGGAGATTTTATTTCGCTTCTAAATAGTGGTTTTTCATGTTCAGGCGAAATTAAAAGATTAGCAAAAGATAAATATGGAAATTTTATCCCTGAGACATTCTCTGCGTATTGCCCAAAATGCCTTGGAGGAATATCACAACTCGACCCCGTATTAGAAGACAGGGTCACAAAAATTACAATGATAAGAAAGAAGAAAGAGGAGAGTATTAAAAGATATAAACAGAGCGAAGAAATCCAAAAATTACAAAAGGACACCAGAGACCAGATGTATCAGTTTGTCCTTACTCATGCCGATGAAATCTATAAAAGGTATAACGAAGAGAAGCTGATTCGCGGCATTGAGCATTTAGGCAATCGCGACCTTGATATATGGGAGCCTATCTTTATCCTTGCAAACCTTATTGATGATTTGTCTAATTCTAAAGACCTCATTACTAAACAGATGACAGAATTTAGTTATAAAGCTATAGAGTCTAAGGCGGATGACGATATTGTACAGGATGAATTAACCAAAACATTGATTGTATTAAAAAACCTATTAAAAGATAAAGAACCATTTTTTCTTAAACCAAATCTCCGCGGATATAGGGCGAGCTATGTTTTGAGCTATTTTTCCAAATCTAAGGAGTTTAGTTTTGCATTGTTGCAAAACAAATTAACTCATATGCTGAAACAAATCGGTATAGTTTCTACCCAAAGGAGGTTTAAGGACGAGGGCCGGCAGAGAGTTTACATTTTTAATTTGGACAATCTTAGAAATTGGATTGAACGGTATCAAGTGCCACAGCCTTAA